A genome region from Longimicrobium sp. includes the following:
- a CDS encoding nuclear transport factor 2 family protein, translating into QVQLEAYNRRDLEGFLATYSPEIRIYLHPDRLLMSGLDQMRKEYGEAFAANPNGRAAITSRMVQGNYVIDHEHVTGQADGREIRAVAIYEVRDGKIRNVWFID; encoded by the coding sequence TGCAGGTTCAGCTGGAGGCGTACAACCGGCGCGACCTGGAAGGATTCCTGGCCACGTATTCGCCGGAGATCCGCATCTACCTGCACCCCGATCGCCTTCTGATGTCCGGCCTGGACCAGATGCGCAAGGAGTACGGCGAAGCGTTCGCGGCCAATCCCAACGGCCGGGCCGCCATCACCAGCCGCATGGTGCAGGGCAACTACGTCATCGACCACGAGCATGTGACTGGGCAGGCGGACGGAAGGGAGATCCGCGCCGTGGCCATCTACGAGGTGCGCGACGGAAAGATCCGGAACGTCTGGTTCATCGACTAG
- a CDS encoding cupin domain-containing protein, giving the protein MRSILSAHPFQEVLMLPRTCLLYLLLLGCAPGPHSAAGRAAEVRTAMGAATGVAHADSGTGPRQHRMIPLGPMSGDVQILYGDPDVPGQPFVMRIRELPGTIVPPHSHPVDEHITIVQGTWYFGIGAAFDSTALRELKTGSYAFAPSGTTMFATSPEPAIVQVHGVGPFHIHWRDGLTTFDDAEAESTFRFRRGDEVVAPRGRGRIRHGYASGTLIQYEIEGADGLFMAQERDLRRP; this is encoded by the coding sequence ATGCGCTCGATCCTTTCGGCCCACCCGTTCCAGGAGGTCCTGATGCTGCCACGAACCTGCCTGCTTTACCTGCTGCTGCTCGGCTGCGCCCCGGGCCCCCACTCCGCTGCCGGGCGTGCGGCAGAAGTGCGGACGGCGATGGGCGCGGCAACCGGCGTGGCCCACGCCGACAGCGGCACGGGGCCGCGGCAGCACCGGATGATCCCGCTGGGTCCGATGTCGGGGGACGTGCAGATCCTGTACGGCGATCCCGACGTACCCGGCCAGCCCTTCGTCATGCGCATCCGCGAGCTTCCCGGCACCATCGTTCCGCCGCACTCGCATCCCGTCGACGAGCACATCACCATCGTGCAGGGCACGTGGTACTTCGGCATTGGCGCGGCGTTCGACTCCACGGCGCTCCGGGAACTGAAGACCGGTTCGTACGCTTTTGCGCCCAGCGGCACCACGATGTTCGCGACGTCGCCGGAACCGGCCATCGTGCAGGTGCATGGTGTGGGGCCGTTCCACATCCACTGGCGCGACGGCCTGACGACCTTTGACGATGCCGAGGCGGAATCCACGTTCCGCTTCCGGCGTGGCGACGAGGTGGTAGCGCCGCGCGGGCGCGGCCGCATCCGGCACGGCTACGCGTCGGGCACGCTGATCCAGTACGAGATCGAAGGCGCCGACGGCCTGTTCATGGCCCAGGAGCGCGACCTGCGGCGGCCGTGA